ATTCCTGGTTTGGAAGAGGATCCCTTGGGAAAAGCACATTGCCTGGCAGTACCTAAGCATGCATCAGGATGGCCACatgctaaaataaattaaatttttccttaatttcactttgttttttgGAGGAAGTCAAAGATTCACCAGAATTTTCACTTCTCTTAATCCTCGATAATTTGATCAAagtgagaattaaaaaaaaaacaaacaaaaaaaaccccaatactTGAGTCCTTTGGTATGAATTGCTAATTTTGTGGTGAAAATAAAGATATTGGCACcctttttgttggtttttaatttgtgttttgtctCTTCCTGCAGAACAGAACCGGTGTGAAAGTGCAGAGTGCAACAAACAGTAAAACTGGTCCTTAAGGAtgtccctcaggaaaaaaaaggacacttcaaagagaaagaaatgtaacatttttacagagaaaagcaaaaaattctGCTTGCACTGAAAGagctgcagctgagggagctcaCTGGGagttggaaaaaaatccctgtgggTGTtagatattatatatataattatatattttgaaTTCCAGGTTCAACTAAAGGTCTGGAGAGGAATAATGCCATGGAATTGTTTGTGTGGCAGCACTGACTGGTAAAATCTGATGCTGGGCCAGGCCCAGGAATTCTCTCAGTGTAGCCACAGCTCAGGGACATAATCACATttatggatgtggcacttgagcACTTAATTCAGACCTCCTGTACAATTATTTTGAgttggagaggaggagggaattcACCCAGGCCAGCTCTGGGCATCTAAATGTGACTTTTTACACTGAAAAGAGGGAGAAGGTTCTCAAACAGGAGTTTGCAGGGTGGAGGAACCTATTTCTCTTGAGCACatagtttatttcttttagctGAGGGCAATGTTGTTTGGACTTCCACTGCTAATTTAGATGAGAACTAATGCAGAGCAATATAAATCTGAATTCTACAATGCCTTGCAGCAGTGTGAGAtatttcctgctggaagggaaatGTTTCCTCACACACAGTGTGAGAACCAACCCCTGAAGGCTTTGCAGAACTGTCtgcccctcaaaaaaaaaaaaagaaaatatattctctACCTGCCCAATACCAAACTCACCCCCCTTTCTAAAagctctggagctgccagatTGAATTTAGAATAATTTATGTACATGTTGactttaaaacagcaaaaagctTAGAGACAAGTTACACAGAAGGTCTAAGAACTCCCTTCCTTGCCAGGAACactctcccttcccccagcacaggTATCCCAGCTGGGACACCCAAACTGCTCCCTTTTCCTGCCCGTGCCAACAACCAGCCCTGTTCCCTCTGCAACAGCAGCTGATCTGCAGCTCTTTTATTCTTCCCAAAGTGACACTTCTTCCTcgccaggaagcagcagcaggctcTGTTTTCACAACCTTATCAACGGCACAAAGGCCTGTTGTGATCTTTAGCAGATAAATCCTGGGAAAAATCTCCCAGCAACTTTTCTCTCCCCGTGTTTTCTCTGCTATCCATGTTTCGCCTTCAATCCTGTCACAGGAGCCTTTCCGTGCTTTCTGTCACCtattcctgtgttttcttttaaacatctctccctcctgccacgtcagcagctctgggggagTTTCAGGGTTTCATTGACATAATGAGCCGtgcaaaatctcttttttttttttttttaagagtaatTTGTAACCCCTGGTTACTGGGATTCTCCCCAGGTAACAGTAACCAAGCTGCGAGTCCATCAGCACCCTTCCCTCAGGCTTTTCAGGGGATGCCATCCTTCCTCTGGCAGCACTGCGAGGGGGGCACCCCCCAGTCGTACATGTAGGAAAGCCGGAGCTTCACCTCCTCCTTACAGAGCTTCCCTTCCTTAGCCAGGGTCTGGTGCTTCTCCAGCATGTCCTCGATGCTCTGCTTGTGAGTCACTATGTACTTATTGTTGCAGCCCCGCGACTTGTACTCGGTGTCGAAGCGGGGGTCGTGCACCCTCTTCACGTCGATGGGCGCCAGCCAGACCCCCAGGGACACGTCCTCGCTCTGCCACATGTTCAGGTAGTCGCTGCTGAGCCGCAGGTACCGCACCAGGTCGGCGGAGATGACATACCCGCCGCCCAGCGCGTAGGGCAGGTAATAGTCACACAGCACCCAGGCGCTCTCCTTCCACTTCCCCCCCGACTTCACCCGGCCCCGGCCCGAGAAGAAGCCCCAGTAGAGCCGCCGCGGCTCCTTGGCTTTCAGCTCCTCCACCAGCACGTCCAGGCGCACGAAGGTGTCGTCGTCAGCCTTGAGGGCGAACTGGAAGTCCAGGTGCAGGTCGAGCCACACGTAGGTGGCCAGCACCTTGGCCGTCAGGTTCTCGTAGGAGTCGCGCAGCtccggcagcagcagcaggtcgCGGTGCcggctctgctccagctccaggctccgcagctcctcctgcccgaGCCCGGCCGTGCCCACCACGAAGCGGCTCCACACGCGGCCGCGCTGGGAGCGCCCTCCCGCCGCCATCCAGGTGCTGCGGATGATGCTGCGCCGCTCGCTGTACTTGGGGCCGCTCATCACCACCACGGCCACCAGGGCGCTGCCCTcggcgcggggggcggcgggcggggcgccGCCGCGGCCCGGCTGGCTGTGGGGCAGCgcggcggggggcgcgggcagCGGGCGCAGCCCCTCGGAGGTGCACTTGGCGAGGTAGAGCAGCACGGCGGCGCACAGGGACAGCCCGCCGAGCCCCAGCGCCGTGCGGTGCCGGCCCAGCCGCCGCAGCGCCTTCATGGCCGCCGCGGCCCCCTCACGGAGCGCGGCCACGCCCACGCGGTTTAGGCGGGAACGGGCGGGTGTGTATGTGGGGGGGTCCGTACGGCCGCCGCGAGGGGACAGGATTCTTTGCGGGATGCTCACCGCGCTGCGCCCCGCACAGGGGGATTCATGGCTGCTTCTCGCTTTCCGCCCTTTCTCACCAAGTGAGCCTTAGGAGAGGTTTCTTTCAAGAGCCGCTTTTAGGCGGTGCCGCCCCCTCTGAGGGGGGGGGGTGGCTCCTGCCCTCACCCAACATGGCGGCCGCCCTCATCGTGGCCTCACGCTGCGCGGTGACGTCGTTCCGCcatcttccttcctcctcctcttcctccccctcctcctcttccctcagaGCGCCCGGGGGTCCGTGAGGGGCCGCGAGGGGCTGAGGGGCGGCTGGGCCCGCCCGGAGCCTCCCCGCGCCTCTCACGGCGCTCGGGGCCGCGTCCTCCTCCCTCCCGAGCGCTCCCCCGGTGAGTGCGGGCGgcccctcccgcagccccgcggGGCTTGGGGCGTGTGGGGAGGTTGTGGCGGGAGGGGGTTCCGGCTCTCCCGCGGCCGCGCTGTTGGATTTGGGGCGTTTTCCCTGGATTATCCCACATATCCCACAAATCTGTGatttctgtggttctgtgacaGGTCCGCCGCGGGGTTGCGCTTCCTGCCGCTGTTTCCTGCGTGTTTCCAGCTCCGCTTTCTCTTGGTATCAAATCGCTTTTCCCTCACTCATCCCTCTCCAAAAAGACCTTTAATCCCTTTCTAAGCAGCTGTCGTGTTGGGATCTCCGGGTTATTGCTGTGCTGCCGTGGCTATTTCTGCGTCTTGAAGGGTGTTCCCTTCCAAAGTCCTCTGCCGGCTGAAAACCAGCACCTTAATTCCATGTATTTGTTATTTAAAGGGCTCTTTTTTTACTCTCTCACAGCAAATACTTGTGTATTTGTGTGTAGGTTCTTCCTAATTTATACTTCCGTGTAGTTTTTACTACACATGGTATACATATTATACATactgtattatatatatttatttagtgtatatatattacatatatttatatagtgtatatatattacatatattatgATGTAGTATATTTGTGCCTCTGTGTAGTTTTTTTATACTTATGTATTTATATTCTGTGTAGTTTTTTTATACTTATATACTTATATTCTGTGTAGTTTTTTATAGTCATATATTTATGTTCTGTGTAGTTTTTTATAGTCATATATTTATGTTCTGTGTAGTTTTTTATAgtcatatatttatattctgtGTAGTTTTTTTATACTTATATACTTATATTCTGTGTAGTTTTTTATAgtcatatatttatattctgtGTAGTTTTTTATACTTATATACCTGTGTGTAGTTTTTTATACTTATATACCTGTGTGTAGTTTTTTATACTTATATACCTGTGTGTAGTTTTTTATACTTATATACCTGTGTGTAGTTTTTTATACTTGtattttttatacttttatatatttatagttGTGCGTAGGTTCTTCTGAATTTTAGGtgtttattatttcttattatttgtGTCCTCACGTTCCAGAATTTAATTTatatgttttctcctttttgtttttagaTCATTTAACCCGCAGTAATTTCGTCAGccagtattttaaattaaaaaaaggacaaaatgatGTCGAGACAAGCCTTCCTGTGCAGTTTGGGCTCCCTGTATTTATCCCTCCTGTTCATCTTCCTCCTCATGGATGTTTATGCCAGGCCTGCCAATAATTCGGTGCTCAAGGAGAAGGCAGCTGATGGGAAGGATGAGAACGAGATCCTGCCCCCAGACCACCTGAACGGGGTCAAAATGGAGATGGACGGGCACCTGAACAAGGAATTCCACCAGGaggttttcctgggaaaagagatGGAGGAGTTTGAGGAGGATTCAGAGCCcagaagaaacaggaagaagCTGATGGTCATTTTTTCAAAGTGAGTCGGGCGGTGCCAAGAGCAGGGAAAGAGTAAAAATTGGGGGGGTTTCCTGTGATATTGAAAAATTACAACGATGAGGGGGAAAAACCTCACCCTTTAAGTGCTGTAGTTGTGTTTGGAAGGTGTTAAAGGCTCAGGAATTCAGCAATGCACAGGACAGCCTAATGAAATAAATGTTAACAAAGGCAGTTCCTCACAattcagaaaaagagaaggtgaAAAGATTAAAGTCTTCTTTTAGAGCTTTTTAAAGGAGTTCATCTATTTCTTTACttggtataaaaatatttactttaagACCTTTCCTAAAGCACTTTTTGGGCTGGGTCAGATGTTTGGAGGTCAGTTATTGTGCTGGAGATCAAAGCCAGGGTGTGTTTTTAGACACAAGGTGGCACAATTggctttatttgcatttttgaaTGAAGGATTAATTTCCTTAGAGCAGCTCAAGTTACACTGGTGCCCTTAATGGTGCTGATTCCAcgagttttattttaatttagggTGGAATCCTTTATTATATTTGTTATTCACTCACTTCACTGGTAGgatatgtaaaaatattaagatttttttgctGGTTTACATTTATTGGAAACATTGTTAGTAATTTGGGAAGGACAATTTACTAACTCTTTAATTTCTGCCTGTTTGTTATGAAAGAGGTTTCTTAGGAAGCTTAAATTAATTGGATTTAAGATCAATTCCATTCAGATCCTTAAAATTACATTCCCTCAGATGATCAGATTAAAAATGTAGGGAATCATTGTGGGGGCTCTGATTGCTTTGTAAACATCCTCCTAAAGGCTAAAAGAGAAATCCTGGGAAACTTGTGTGAAAATCCAAAGTCCTGGGCTTCAAATGTTCTGGAATTGCTGTTGGAAGGCACAAAGACAACACACAGCAGGGTTTTAATCAATAAAATTTATACAATGAGATTCCTCAGTGGATAACACAGGGTAAAATAGTCAATTCAAAGCATAAATTATTAGATAATAAGATTAGTGAAAATAAAGTTGGGACATGAAAGAATTGCTCCCCAGCCTGTGATTTTTCCAGGCAGGTTCCATGTGACTGGAACAGTTGGTAATTCTGTGTTTTGCTTCCTGGTGTCCTCCCTGAAATCGTTCTTTGGATGAAACACAAACCAGCTCTGAAGTGATTTATgggctcaaaaaaaaaattggcatttTTGGGGCTCTGGGTGGGACCTGGAAGTGGGTTCTTGACAATGGAGCTTCTGGAAGGTGGCcacaaaaatctgctttttttcatgGCTTGTGGTTGAGAAACTGGGCTGCaagtggtttatttttattttatccctATGTAATAGAACCCTCACTGTAGGAAAAAGTCAGTTATCCTCCAAAGTGCCCACTTGTTTCTTACTCAGAGGTGCCACCTGTGTGCTTTCAGGACCTGAATGAGCAATAAATGGGATGTTTGTTCCCTCCCTCGGCAGTTCTGGGGTGATTTAGGTGGAAAGTACAGCTTGGAAGTAGAAAGTTTGATAGCTTTGATCTAAGGAAACCAAATGTTAAATGTTGAGGGGGGAAATGCTCTGGTTTAGTCTCATTTTTATTGTACCTGGTGGGTGCAAAATCACCACCTTCTTGCTCTTGTCACCAACACtgctatttatatatttaaatatagcCCTGACAGGATATTTAAACCCCTCTCAGAACagttttattgtgttttataGGACTGGGGTTGTTCTTTGGCTCAAGCTTTTAACATTTAGTTGACATTTAAGGGCAAATCACATATTTAAGAACCTGAGTTTCAGTGATAACACTTCAGTGATAGAGAGATAACAAAGCAAGAGTCGAGCTGGGGCTTTTTAttatgtttggggtttgttttttcaattGAACCAGGGTGGTTTTGGTGTGCCTTAAATAGATCCTTGCCTCTCAAATGTTGGTGGTGGCTTTTCAGTTGTAACTGTTTTGAGTAAATATTTAAAGGTGtgctcaaaaaaaacccctccaaagTGGCAAATTAGTGAGTTTGTGTTTGTTCTTCATCTGTAGTTTTTATATTCTGAATGAAATCAGCATTAATGGAATTGGAAAGCAGTTATTGGTGGCACAGTAAGGAAAACAGGATTGTCAGCTTGGGTTTTTCCTGATTAATTTTAGTCagaaaaaagcacaaagcagagCCAGACAACTTGGAAACCTCGTGGAGAACAAGTGTTAAATGTGTTAAGAATTAAAAACTCTCAGCTGTAACAtgttcccagagctggaggtgtAGCAGAGGAAACTTGCTTTAGTAGGGTTAATTCCACTTAAACTATTTTATAGTTTGTAGTATTTTTAAAGGCCAAGTTTATTCACGATGTATTTTCATTGTTTGGGATGAACATAGAGTTGATCTGGGGAGGCAGCTCAGCAATAAACCTCAGAGAGCTTGGAatattaaagggaaaaagggcTTGGAAAGACAAATGGAGAGGGAATTCTTGGCTGAGAGAACTTTGGAGGAGAAGTGTTTGCAATTAGTGaaagcctggagctgctggcagctgaCAGCTCTGCACCAAAGGAAATGAGCCAATATTCCCTTTGTGATGAGCTGTGGTTTCCTCCCTGTGAAAAATTGCCTCAGAAACATAACTGGGAGTTGACTTGAGCAGAATGTGAGTTAACTTGACCAAAACATGAGTTAATTTAGAGGGAAGTGAAGGGTGGCTGGATGTGTTTCACTGAGGGGTAACCAAATGTTGCAGTTACTTTAATTAGGCAATAAATTGCTCACTTCCTGCTTGTTACTCCGGAGTTCCAACAATGTGCAGCTTCTCAGAGAGGGTTGTAAATGTTCTCAGCCTGCTGAATAGAGCAATTAATTTAGAATCTAAAAATAGAGTGCACCTTTCCCTCCTCAGTCCTTAAATCTTGGACAAAGTAGAGCCAGACAAGTTGGAAAGCTCGTGGAGAACAAGTGGATGTGCAGAGCCTTTAAATGTGTTCAGGATTCAAACCTCTCAGCTGTAACATGTTCCCAGGGTTGGAGGTGTAACAGAGGCTTTGCCCTTCCTCCAGGGTGGATATCAATGATGATAAAAAGATTGGAGCCAAGGAGATGCAGCGCTGGATCATGGAGAAGACGGATGAACATTTCCAGGAGGCCGTGGAGGAGAACAAAATGCACTTCCGAGCTGTGGACCCCGATGGGGACGGTAAGAGGAGCCCTTCCTGCCATCTCCTGGGCTCCAGAACTGCTCAGAGGTGCTGTGCCAACATCCCAAAGCCCTTTGGGCTGCCCACAATCCCAAGGTTTTCATTCCTGTACCAAGGAAGGGGCCGTGCCCCAGGCTCTGAGCTCACTGCTCTGCCGTGTCACTTGTGGGCAGAGGGCACTGGAACAAGAggctctgtggggatggggtGACAACAGTGACATCACTGATTGTTTCCACAGAGCCCAGACAACAAGAAAAGTGAATCAGGTGAGAGTTTTCATCTTGCCATTCATAAATCTCAGTCTGCTGCTCGGGCTGGACCAGAAGGTTTGGAATGAGTTGGTTTTTTAGCCCCAAGTTGATCATTTTTAACCCTCTTGTGCCATGCCTGACATCTGTCTCCTCCTTACAGGCCACGTGTCCTGGGATGAATATAAAGTTAAATTCCTGGCAAGTAAAGGCttcaatgaaaaagaaattgctgagAAGATCAAAAACAACGAAGAGCTGAAAATAGATGAAGAAAGTAAGTGCAGACTGGGGGGTGTTggtttttctgttctgttcttaAAACCTGAATGTCAAAACTGTTCCTAATAGGAGAGGAATGCTTTGGTTGTTCTGCTTGTACACAAATATAGGATGTGGGAGCCATAAAACAGAAATCCTACATTCTTTCCAGCTGGAACGTGCCATAAAAATGGCAAATTTTAGCAGGAATCT
Above is a window of Pseudopipra pipra isolate bDixPip1 chromosome 22, bDixPip1.hap1, whole genome shotgun sequence DNA encoding:
- the SDF4 gene encoding 45 kDa calcium-binding protein translates to MMSRQAFLCSLGSLYLSLLFIFLLMDVYARPANNSVLKEKAADGKDENEILPPDHLNGVKMEMDGHLNKEFHQEVFLGKEMEEFEEDSEPRRNRKKLMVIFSKVDINDDKKIGAKEMQRWIMEKTDEHFQEAVEENKMHFRAVDPDGDGHVSWDEYKVKFLASKGFNEKEIAEKIKNNEELKIDEETQEVLDNLKDRWYQADNPPPDLLLNEEEFLSFLHPEHSRGMLKFMVKEIIRDLDQDGDKKLTLSEFISLPVGTVENQQAQDIDDDWVKDRRKEFEEVIDANHDGIVTMEELEEYMDPMNEYNALNEAKQMIAVADENQNHHLELEEILKYSEYFTGSKLMDYARNVHEEF
- the B3GALT6 gene encoding beta-1,3-galactosyltransferase 6, with the translated sequence MKALRRLGRHRTALGLGGLSLCAAVLLYLAKCTSEGLRPLPAPPAALPHSQPGRGGAPPAAPRAEGSALVAVVVMSGPKYSERRSIIRSTWMAAGGRSQRGRVWSRFVVGTAGLGQEELRSLELEQSRHRDLLLLPELRDSYENLTAKVLATYVWLDLHLDFQFALKADDDTFVRLDVLVEELKAKEPRRLYWGFFSGRGRVKSGGKWKESAWVLCDYYLPYALGGGYVISADLVRYLRLSSDYLNMWQSEDVSLGVWLAPIDVKRVHDPRFDTEYKSRGCNNKYIVTHKQSIEDMLEKHQTLAKEGKLCKEEVKLRLSYMYDWGVPPSQCCQRKDGIP